The following proteins are co-located in the Noviherbaspirillum sp. UKPF54 genome:
- a CDS encoding GMC oxidoreductase gives MGTSLEYEAVVIGSGFGGAVMCARLSKKWPGRVLLLERGKAFPLGAYPRSPHDMADNVWCPQGDQARRPRAVRRHKERRGHLDGMFDIRHFARIDTVTAAVLGGGSQIYANVFLRPPAAVFEQNWPCNVSRDTLAPYYDVAQQVLGARPVPPAQGPHDRRHIRRTGHFQAFARAERLPTALADICVFFGNGYGDGSGPPTPLGVQETNRYGALQTSCTYCGECDIGCNVQAKNSLDRNYLHVAQARYRLAVRTRSEAVRITPLDAQAQDDPDGDGRHGYRVVFRDVRSGAEHRVTTRRVVLAAGTLGSTELLLRCRDLHATLPRVSSCLGQRFSGNGDFLAFALDGKREIDSTYGPVITQYADHRLFDRLDRSQAFLLQDASYPTQAGWAAAALGPVMHPLEKLWQLIRYAFDRAYPGRTSGSAGYLMHKLFSHDLSQYSAVLLCMGLDKADGALRLNRHGHLDIDWPQHGNRPLYDAIVRLGERFTHFIGGRRYLPMPTWLWPLKRNVTVHPLGGCALADSPQRGVVSAHDGSRGQVFGYQGLYVADGSLMPTALGANPAATIAALAEWIAHEITGNAPDAGL, from the coding sequence ATGGGTACCAGCCTGGAGTACGAGGCAGTCGTCATCGGCAGCGGCTTCGGCGGTGCGGTGATGTGCGCGCGCCTGTCGAAGAAATGGCCGGGCAGGGTGCTGCTGCTCGAACGCGGCAAGGCGTTCCCGCTGGGCGCTTATCCGCGCAGCCCGCACGACATGGCCGACAACGTCTGGTGCCCGCAAGGCGACCAGGCGCGGCGCCCGCGCGCCGTGCGCCGGCACAAGGAACGACGCGGCCACCTGGACGGCATGTTCGACATCCGCCATTTCGCCCGGATCGATACCGTCACCGCCGCCGTGCTGGGCGGCGGCTCGCAGATTTACGCCAATGTCTTCCTGCGCCCGCCGGCCGCCGTGTTCGAGCAAAACTGGCCGTGCAACGTCAGCCGTGACACGCTCGCGCCTTATTACGACGTGGCGCAGCAAGTGCTCGGCGCGCGTCCGGTGCCGCCGGCACAGGGCCCGCACGACCGGCGCCACATCCGGCGCACCGGGCATTTCCAGGCCTTTGCGCGCGCCGAACGGCTGCCGACGGCGCTGGCCGACATCTGCGTCTTCTTCGGCAACGGCTACGGCGACGGCAGCGGTCCGCCCACGCCGCTCGGCGTGCAGGAAACGAACCGCTACGGCGCGCTGCAGACTTCGTGCACCTATTGCGGCGAATGCGACATCGGCTGCAACGTGCAGGCGAAGAATTCGCTCGACCGCAATTACCTGCACGTGGCCCAGGCGCGCTACCGGCTCGCCGTGCGCACCCGGTCGGAAGCGGTGCGCATTACGCCGCTCGACGCGCAGGCGCAGGACGACCCGGACGGCGACGGCCGCCACGGTTACCGGGTGGTTTTTCGCGACGTGCGCAGCGGCGCAGAGCATCGCGTCACCACACGGCGCGTGGTGCTGGCGGCCGGCACCCTGGGCAGCACCGAGCTGCTGTTGCGCTGTCGCGACCTGCATGCCACGCTGCCGCGCGTTTCGTCCTGCCTGGGCCAGCGCTTTTCCGGCAACGGCGATTTCCTGGCCTTTGCGCTGGACGGCAAGCGCGAGATCGATTCCACCTACGGCCCGGTGATTACCCAGTACGCCGACCACAGGCTGTTCGACCGGCTCGACCGCAGCCAGGCCTTCCTGCTGCAGGATGCCAGCTATCCGACCCAGGCCGGCTGGGCGGCGGCGGCCCTGGGGCCGGTCATGCATCCGCTGGAAAAGCTGTGGCAGCTGATCCGGTATGCCTTCGACCGCGCTTATCCTGGGCGCACCAGCGGCAGCGCCGGCTACCTGATGCACAAGCTGTTTTCACACGACCTGTCGCAGTACAGCGCCGTGCTGTTGTGCATGGGACTCGACAAGGCCGACGGCGCGCTGCGCCTGAACCGGCACGGCCATCTCGACATCGACTGGCCGCAGCACGGCAACCGCCCGCTGTACGACGCCATCGTGCGCCTGGGCGAGCGCTTCACGCACTTCATCGGCGGCCGGCGCTACCTGCCGATGCCGACCTGGCTATGGCCGCTCAAGCGCAACGTCACGGTCCACCCGCTCGGCGGCTGCGCGCTGGCGGACTCGCCGCAAAGAGGCGTGGTGAGCGCGCACGATGGCAGCCGCGGCCAGGTGTTCGGCTACCAGGGGCTGTACGTGGCGGACGGCTCGCTGATGCCGACCGCGCTCGGCGCCAACCCGGCGGCGACCATCGCCGCGCTGGCGGAATGGATCGCGCATGAAATCACGGGAAACGCGCCGGATGCGGGGCTGTGA
- a CDS encoding alpha/beta fold hydrolase, with protein sequence MSNNLHGVKITFSEVMKGYVSAEATTFAHGYADGEEAGHGLSLHVTVGIDDLASFLAQPEHAGSLSGYVDCPLLGGRCPVRSGTFRLLTDSADLNRKVMYYQAYCETPQGEPFTFVGEKQVQHDAPLDLWRDTTTLFVNVFRGHADPERPARAQHWACGILSLGLSDFMRVLRGLHATDAGGSASLEGLAAFGAFFAGKLWEVYGPSLPPPVHQPVQHFARFTSEGVGGAAVTVHPFSTADGLGLTLTRYRRAACDDVVLIVHGLTTSSDMFIMPEHRNLVQTLLDEGFGDVWTLDHRGSNRFPYNLSRSRYNLDDLALFDHPAAIAELRRHIGPNRRIHVIAHCVGALTMAMSLFGKAVQGIRSVILNSVALTPHVPAWSKVKLAVGPWASDYLLGIEYYNPRWRRQRGWSVGKLLATGADLMHRECTSPECHMLSFMWGSGDPALFNHENMAQQTHDRLGDLFGGISVHYYRHVNKMVRSGNTAVKFEPGNPRYAALPDNYMDHVADIHTPLLLVQGQDNRVFADSIIQCYERLEKIVPGRHQLHVFPGYGHQDIFMGKDVAADIFPRLLAFLRQHAHD encoded by the coding sequence ATGTCAAATAACCTGCACGGCGTGAAAATCACGTTCTCCGAAGTCATGAAGGGCTATGTCAGCGCCGAAGCCACGACGTTCGCGCACGGCTACGCAGACGGCGAGGAGGCCGGCCACGGCTTGTCGCTGCACGTTACCGTCGGCATCGACGACCTCGCGTCGTTCCTTGCGCAGCCCGAGCATGCCGGCAGCCTGTCCGGCTACGTCGACTGCCCGCTGCTGGGCGGGCGCTGCCCGGTGCGGTCGGGCACGTTCCGCCTGCTGACGGACAGCGCCGACCTGAACCGCAAGGTGATGTATTACCAGGCATATTGCGAAACCCCGCAGGGAGAGCCATTCACCTTCGTCGGCGAAAAGCAGGTGCAGCACGACGCGCCGCTCGACCTGTGGCGCGACACCACCACCCTGTTCGTCAACGTGTTTCGCGGCCATGCCGATCCCGAGCGGCCGGCCCGGGCACAGCACTGGGCCTGCGGCATCCTCAGTCTCGGCCTGTCGGATTTCATGCGCGTGCTGCGCGGGCTGCACGCCACCGACGCCGGCGGCAGCGCCAGCCTGGAAGGGCTGGCCGCGTTCGGCGCCTTCTTTGCCGGAAAACTGTGGGAGGTGTACGGCCCCTCGCTGCCGCCGCCGGTCCATCAGCCGGTTCAGCATTTCGCGCGCTTTACCAGTGAAGGCGTCGGCGGCGCGGCCGTCACCGTGCATCCGTTTTCCACCGCCGACGGGCTGGGGCTGACGCTCACGCGCTACCGGCGCGCCGCCTGCGATGACGTGGTCCTCATCGTGCACGGGCTGACCACTTCGTCGGACATGTTCATCATGCCCGAGCACCGGAACCTGGTGCAGACCCTGCTCGACGAAGGTTTCGGCGACGTCTGGACGCTCGACCACCGCGGCAGCAACCGCTTTCCCTACAATCTGTCGCGCAGCCGCTACAACCTGGACGACCTCGCGCTCTTCGACCATCCGGCCGCCATCGCCGAGCTGCGCCGCCATATCGGCCCGAACCGCCGCATCCATGTGATCGCGCATTGCGTGGGCGCGCTGACGATGGCGATGAGCCTGTTCGGCAAGGCCGTGCAGGGCATCCGCAGCGTCATTCTCAACAGCGTGGCGCTTACTCCTCATGTGCCGGCATGGTCGAAGGTGAAGCTGGCGGTGGGGCCGTGGGCCTCCGATTACCTGCTCGGCATCGAATACTACAATCCGCGCTGGCGCCGCCAGCGCGGCTGGTCGGTCGGCAAGCTGCTGGCAACCGGCGCCGACCTGATGCACCGGGAATGCACGTCGCCCGAATGCCACATGCTCAGTTTCATGTGGGGCAGCGGCGATCCGGCGCTGTTCAACCACGAGAACATGGCGCAGCAAACCCACGACCGGCTGGGCGACCTGTTCGGCGGCATTTCGGTGCACTACTACCGGCATGTCAACAAGATGGTCAGGAGTGGCAACACCGCGGTGAAGTTCGAGCCGGGCAATCCGCGCTACGCGGCACTGCCGGACAACTATATGGACCATGTCGCCGACATCCATACGCCGCTGCTGCTGGTCCAGGGGCAGGACAACCGCGTGTTCGCCGATTCCATCATCCAGTGTTATGAGCGGCTGGAAAAGATCGTGCCTGGGCGGCACCAGCTGCATGTGTTTCCCGGTTATGGCCACCAGGATATCTTCATGGGCAAGGATGTCGCAGCCGATATCTTCCCGCGCCTGCTGGCGTTCCTGCGGCAGCATGCGCATGACTGA
- a CDS encoding cache domain-containing protein: protein MKPRSTLFRKHLINFVVLAGFLLLASGTISLYFSWQDSRDAFLELQRMRAEAAADGIAQRLSGIVSQIGASAPSPATANDVASRTHDIGLLRQLPAISDVLLLDREGRELLRMPRAGSETAGSKTDYSRSAAFQQARVGQPYFSPVYLGADNEPRITIAMATAPEGTSIIVAEIDIRFLLDGLGRIASDGPVYVADAHGQVIALADPELKLQKTGLALPAMDADAQAMVAPLGWKVAIAIPSGAALVPLPVLAARSAALMLIGLLAMAAAGIAMIRRAARQVSVLQEEQEQAVRRAATHAQAAQEERQTAEQAHKRLLDMIDALPLAVYQFRETADGSSGFSFVGKSAREVLGVDAAEIVADQQARWRTTLPEDRAVIEPVLQSARAARQPAEAYQRVQIGGATRWIRACAAAPRLVDGDWVWNGCWLDETSARRREEEMQRGRDDAENLARARSAFLCNISQEIRAPLDAIIGLSQRALKDDLAAPQVDRISNIHQAATGLAGVLSNILDFARIDAGKLVLAFDRFRLDHVIDKVAAATGPAAAGKGLALTFSVPQNIPRALCGDPLRLEQILVNLADNAVRFTERGEVAVRVERVYSTDNHVTLRFVVRDTGIGIPTGQRERLFEIPLREGHGQAHGGIGLGLIICKRLVDMMGGAIAVESRLGVGSTFCFTARFGLDTTGAQPPALPAYDDASGRPGATQEFAHAAVSCLAPADSRAAGRISKETFQQLVGYLSSGDRFALDCFAEHRDELASALGRRVEHLEQAIGRSDFETALGLLDKVMTRLDFGFGR from the coding sequence ATGAAGCCGCGCAGCACGCTATTTCGCAAGCATCTGATCAACTTTGTCGTCCTGGCCGGATTCCTGTTGCTGGCCAGCGGAACGATCAGTCTCTATTTTTCGTGGCAGGACAGCCGCGACGCCTTCCTTGAGTTGCAGCGCATGCGCGCAGAGGCGGCCGCGGACGGGATTGCACAACGGCTGTCCGGGATCGTGAGCCAGATCGGCGCCAGCGCGCCGTCGCCGGCGACGGCGAATGACGTCGCCTCTCGTACGCATGACATCGGCCTGTTGCGCCAGTTGCCGGCAATTTCCGACGTTCTGTTGCTCGACCGCGAAGGCCGCGAGCTGCTGCGCATGCCGCGCGCCGGCTCGGAGACGGCCGGCAGCAAGACCGATTATTCGCGCAGTGCCGCCTTTCAGCAGGCGCGCGTGGGCCAGCCGTACTTCAGCCCGGTTTATCTAGGCGCCGACAACGAGCCGCGCATCACGATCGCCATGGCTACCGCCCCTGAGGGCACGAGCATCATTGTGGCCGAAATCGATATCCGCTTCCTGCTGGACGGCCTTGGCCGGATTGCCTCCGATGGCCCGGTTTATGTGGCTGATGCGCATGGACAAGTCATTGCGCTGGCCGACCCCGAATTGAAGCTGCAGAAAACCGGCTTGGCGTTGCCGGCCATGGACGCCGATGCACAGGCGATGGTCGCGCCGCTGGGCTGGAAGGTGGCGATCGCGATTCCGTCCGGCGCCGCGCTGGTGCCATTGCCGGTGCTGGCTGCACGCAGCGCCGCGCTGATGCTGATCGGGCTGCTGGCGATGGCGGCGGCCGGAATCGCGATGATCCGTCGCGCGGCAAGGCAAGTTTCTGTCTTGCAGGAAGAGCAGGAGCAGGCGGTGCGCCGGGCGGCCACACACGCGCAAGCCGCGCAGGAGGAAAGGCAGACGGCGGAGCAGGCACACAAGCGCCTGCTGGACATGATCGACGCCCTGCCGCTGGCGGTGTACCAGTTCCGCGAGACGGCCGACGGCAGCTCCGGCTTCAGCTTCGTCGGCAAGAGCGCGCGCGAAGTGCTCGGCGTGGATGCGGCGGAAATTGTGGCGGACCAGCAGGCGCGCTGGCGTACCACGCTTCCCGAGGACCGGGCCGTGATCGAGCCGGTCTTGCAAAGCGCGCGGGCAGCGCGCCAGCCGGCCGAAGCGTATCAGCGCGTCCAGATCGGCGGCGCTACGCGCTGGATTCGCGCATGTGCGGCCGCGCCGCGCCTGGTCGACGGAGACTGGGTGTGGAACGGCTGCTGGCTGGACGAAACGTCGGCGCGCAGACGGGAAGAGGAAATGCAGAGGGGCAGGGACGACGCGGAAAATCTGGCACGCGCCAGATCTGCCTTCCTGTGCAACATCAGCCAGGAAATCCGTGCGCCGCTCGACGCCATCATCGGCCTGAGCCAGCGTGCTCTCAAGGATGATCTGGCCGCGCCGCAGGTCGACCGCATCAGCAACATCCATCAGGCCGCCACCGGCCTGGCCGGCGTCCTCTCCAACATCCTGGACTTCGCCAGGATCGATGCCGGCAAGCTCGTGCTCGCATTCGACCGGTTCCGGCTCGATCACGTCATCGACAAGGTCGCAGCCGCAACCGGCCCTGCGGCCGCCGGCAAGGGGCTGGCGCTGACGTTCAGCGTGCCGCAGAACATACCGCGCGCGCTGTGCGGCGATCCCCTGCGCCTGGAGCAGATCCTTGTCAACCTTGCCGACAATGCCGTCAGGTTCACTGAACGCGGCGAAGTGGCGGTGCGCGTCGAGCGCGTCTACAGCACCGACAACCATGTCACGCTGCGCTTCGTGGTGCGCGACACGGGTATCGGCATCCCGACCGGGCAGCGCGAGCGCCTGTTCGAGATTCCGCTGCGCGAGGGACATGGGCAGGCGCATGGCGGCATCGGGCTCGGGCTCATCATTTGCAAGCGCCTGGTCGACATGATGGGCGGGGCCATCGCGGTCGAAAGCAGGCTGGGCGTCGGCAGCACATTCTGTTTCACCGCCAGGTTCGGGCTCGATACGACAGGTGCTCAGCCGCCGGCGCTGCCGGCCTATGACGATGCGTCCGGCCGGCCGGGCGCAACGCAGGAGTTTGCGCACGCGGCCGTTTCATGCCTGGCGCCGGCGGACAGCCGCGCCGCAGGACGGATTTCGAAAGAAACCTTTCAGCAGCTGGTCGGCTATCTGTCGAGCGGCGACCGCTTTGCCCTGGACTGTTTTGCCGAGCACCGCGACGAGCTGGCATCGGCGCTCGGCCGCCGGGTGGAACATCTGGAGCAGGCCATCGGCCGGAGCGACTTTGAAACGGCGCTCGGCTTGCTGGACAAGGTGATGACGCGGCTCGATTTCGGGTTCGGACGATAA
- a CDS encoding EAL and HDOD domain-containing protein, giving the protein MSTIVTFSSAHVLSSDFFMARNPILDRSRHLAAHELLFCPAGAGADTSAVIADVMRHGVTRILGDMPAYLKVDAAVLASDLMQAIPPERVVLALADSMRVTPHLLSRIGELAQAGFAFALDVAGDSEAARQLLPLVATVRIDIAAAAPEQLTILCRDFRSHGKRLLAQGVDTLAQFEACHALGFDYFAGYHFIERQDQSGQKLNPAQQAIAELIAMIDADAPDADIERSIKTNVALGLNLLRLANTPATSSHRIDSLRQALAVVGRDQLRRWLQIMQHEDSGIDARRMMPLLMQATTRGRLLELLAHKLVPGNRGIGDTAFMVGIMSLMDTVFDLPMHDILQRIPVVDEVREALLSRQGYFGMLLTLAEHTERIEREGEQLRQRMAALRLSHNDLYLLQLAAFEWSDQASRNLVHHAR; this is encoded by the coding sequence ATGAGCACCATCGTCACATTCAGCAGCGCACATGTGCTGAGCTCCGACTTCTTCATGGCGCGCAATCCCATCCTCGACCGCAGCAGGCACCTGGCCGCGCATGAGCTGCTCTTCTGCCCGGCTGGCGCGGGAGCGGACACGAGCGCCGTCATCGCCGACGTGATGCGGCACGGCGTGACGCGCATCCTGGGTGACATGCCCGCCTACCTGAAGGTGGATGCGGCCGTACTGGCGAGCGACCTGATGCAGGCCATCCCTCCGGAGCGCGTGGTGCTGGCATTGGCGGATTCGATGCGGGTCACGCCGCATCTGCTGTCCCGCATCGGGGAGCTGGCGCAGGCAGGCTTTGCGTTTGCGCTCGATGTCGCCGGCGATTCGGAGGCGGCACGCCAGTTGCTGCCGCTGGTCGCCACGGTCAGGATCGATATCGCGGCGGCCGCGCCCGAACAGCTGACGATCCTGTGCCGGGACTTCAGGTCGCACGGCAAGCGGCTGCTGGCGCAAGGCGTCGACACGCTTGCGCAGTTCGAGGCATGCCACGCGCTCGGCTTCGATTACTTCGCAGGCTATCACTTCATCGAGCGCCAGGACCAAAGCGGCCAGAAGCTCAATCCCGCGCAACAGGCGATTGCCGAACTGATCGCGATGATCGACGCCGATGCGCCCGACGCCGACATCGAACGCAGCATCAAGACCAACGTCGCGCTCGGGCTGAACTTGCTGCGGCTGGCCAACACGCCGGCCACCAGCTCGCACCGCATCGACTCGCTGCGCCAGGCGCTGGCGGTGGTCGGGCGCGACCAGCTGCGGCGCTGGCTGCAGATCATGCAGCATGAAGACTCCGGCATCGATGCACGACGCATGATGCCCCTGCTGATGCAGGCCACCACGCGTGGCCGCCTGCTGGAACTGCTGGCGCACAAGCTGGTGCCGGGAAACCGCGGCATCGGCGACACTGCTTTCATGGTCGGCATCATGTCGCTCATGGATACCGTGTTCGACCTGCCGATGCACGACATCCTGCAGCGCATCCCGGTGGTTGACGAGGTGCGCGAGGCGCTATTGTCGCGCCAGGGTTATTTCGGCATGCTGCTGACGCTGGCGGAACACACAGAGCGGATCGAGCGCGAGGGCGAACAGCTGCGCCAGCGGATGGCGGCCCTGCGGCTGTCGCATAACGACCTGTACCTGCTGCAGCTTGCGGCGTTCGAATGGAGCGACCAGGCGTCGCGCAACCTGGTTCATCACGCGCGCTAG
- a CDS encoding DNA-3-methyladenine glycosylase, giving the protein MKKSTKLPSSFYERDTVEVARELLGKHLVHVCDGVARIGRIVEVEAYVGAHDLASHSSRGITPRTSVMYGPPGRAYVYLIYGIYHCMNVVTEPQGHGAAVLLRALEPLAHLEGNTKGPGLLCGAMDIDRRLNGHDLTSEDFYIEDPGPGEPLSIVERPRIGVAYAREWAEKNLRFYIAGNRFISRK; this is encoded by the coding sequence ATGAAGAAAAGCACGAAGCTGCCCTCCTCGTTTTACGAACGCGATACCGTCGAGGTCGCGCGCGAACTGCTGGGCAAGCACCTGGTGCATGTATGCGACGGCGTAGCGCGCATCGGAAGAATCGTCGAAGTGGAGGCCTACGTCGGGGCGCACGACCTGGCGTCACATTCGTCCAGGGGAATCACGCCGCGCACCAGCGTGATGTACGGTCCGCCCGGCCGTGCCTATGTCTACCTGATTTACGGCATCTACCATTGCATGAACGTGGTAACCGAGCCGCAAGGCCACGGCGCCGCAGTCCTGCTGCGCGCACTGGAACCGCTTGCCCACCTCGAAGGCAATACCAAGGGACCGGGCCTGCTGTGCGGCGCGATGGACATCGACCGCCGCCTGAACGGCCACGATTTGACCAGCGAGGATTTTTATATCGAGGACCCGGGGCCGGGAGAACCCCTGTCCATCGTCGAACGCCCGCGCATCGGCGTGGCCTACGCGCGGGAATGGGCGGAGAAAAATCTGCGCTTTTATATCGCAGGCAACCGCTTCATCTCCCGGAAATAG
- a CDS encoding EAL domain-containing protein, with the protein MFTSFPKNGGTTARHAWLATLFLTLLVLLSIAVSYLVYRHLVRNEERQFEATLDNTADIRTAAVSAWVQERLGDTMVFAGGRFLGAALSNWRAHGAPDDAFKRQLREQLDAIKITYGYTEASILDRDGGMLVSTEDGPTPLDATAQQAMTRALASMHTEISSIHTPPSAPDAGRVVDIFSPILPARNNGEAISSVLFLRANADLPLDPFVHPMPLLNTSAEIFLVEIRDSRAVIASSNSEHGPLRFENPLPITAQQLEASARAPATHFLMHGNQGDVWVSAARKIHGTPWFLIAALDHDEISTNLRILAWSVGGIAAAFAVLLGLAGLSWLRKKQSDMRLDALQAATERQRLQRQYDYLSRYANDMIMLTDADGHILEANDKTSQLLGIERDALLRLRIEDLFPPSCRAMLRATLGKLRDEGTAVFELQQQRADGSALPVEVSARALALSGQTLIQMISRDISERKQARAALQESRDQLNGILASIQDVVWSFSPGMERLNYMNHSAENIYGYAPSDFERDPRLWLEVIHPQDRPRIDEALRGLDRAHPSWDMEFRIARRDGALRWVHCRSRLVCDAAGQPLRLDGVCTDITQRKSAEQQVQALAYYDNVTSLPNRTLFGDRLAQATHMALRSSKKVAVLFMDLDNFKHVNDSLGHQAGDQLLRAIGARLLQCVRGEDTVARLGGDEFVVVLPDIDRGEQAAAVADKILHIMAQPFMLQGQQVHATISIGISVFPDDSRDPSELLKHADAALYQAKSEGRNNCQFFTQELNRQIIRSVRVERQLRHAIDAGDLQLLYQPQVDSRSGKVIGAEALLRWRHQDRDVMSPAEFIPVAEERALIGIIGEWALREACLQSRRWQQDGLRPLPLSVNVSPLQFQQKGFAAFITRLLEETRIDPTCLELEITETAIMRRAPQVAELARNLRSAGVKINIDDFGTGYSSLSYLKQIPIDKIKIDRSFITHMLDNPDDEAITCAIISLARSLKLGVIAEGVESREQLERLREFGCHEVQGYYYSSAVSAETLRAFLASDKIFAEPVT; encoded by the coding sequence ATGTTTACCTCATTTCCCAAAAACGGTGGCACGACCGCGCGGCATGCTTGGCTGGCAACACTTTTCCTCACGCTGCTGGTTCTTCTTTCCATAGCCGTCAGTTACCTGGTCTATCGTCACCTGGTGCGAAACGAGGAAAGGCAATTCGAAGCCACTCTGGACAACACTGCCGATATCCGCACCGCCGCCGTGTCCGCCTGGGTGCAGGAAAGACTGGGCGATACCATGGTGTTCGCCGGCGGCCGTTTCCTGGGCGCGGCCCTCAGCAACTGGCGCGCGCATGGCGCGCCGGACGATGCGTTCAAGCGCCAATTGCGCGAGCAGCTCGACGCTATCAAGATCACCTATGGCTACACCGAAGCATCGATACTCGACAGGGACGGCGGCATGCTGGTGTCGACCGAAGACGGCCCCACGCCGCTCGATGCGACTGCGCAGCAGGCGATGACGCGCGCTCTTGCCAGCATGCATACTGAAATTTCCTCGATCCACACGCCGCCCTCCGCCCCGGATGCCGGTCGGGTGGTCGATATTTTCAGCCCGATACTCCCGGCACGTAACAATGGCGAGGCGATATCCTCGGTTCTCTTCCTGCGAGCCAACGCCGACCTGCCGCTCGACCCCTTCGTGCATCCGATGCCGCTCCTTAACACCTCTGCCGAGATATTCCTGGTTGAAATACGGGACTCGCGCGCCGTCATCGCCTCCAGCAACAGCGAGCACGGACCATTACGCTTCGAAAATCCGTTGCCGATCACGGCGCAACAGCTGGAAGCCTCGGCGCGCGCGCCGGCCACGCATTTCCTGATGCATGGAAACCAGGGAGACGTCTGGGTATCGGCCGCCCGCAAAATCCATGGCACGCCGTGGTTTCTGATCGCCGCGCTGGACCATGACGAAATCAGCACGAACCTGCGCATCCTGGCCTGGAGCGTCGGCGGCATTGCCGCGGCATTCGCCGTCCTCCTGGGCCTGGCCGGCCTGTCGTGGCTGCGGAAAAAGCAGAGCGACATGCGCCTGGACGCACTGCAGGCGGCTACCGAAAGGCAGCGCCTGCAGCGGCAGTACGACTACCTGTCCAGGTATGCCAACGACATGATCATGCTGACCGATGCCGACGGCCATATCCTGGAAGCCAACGACAAGACCTCGCAGCTGCTCGGTATCGAGCGCGATGCCTTGCTGCGCCTGCGCATCGAGGACTTATTCCCGCCATCCTGCCGCGCGATGTTGCGCGCCACCCTCGGCAAACTGCGCGACGAGGGCACGGCGGTGTTCGAACTGCAGCAGCAGCGCGCCGATGGCAGCGCCCTGCCGGTCGAAGTGAGCGCGCGCGCGCTTGCCCTGTCGGGACAAACGCTGATCCAGATGATTTCGCGCGACATCAGCGAACGCAAGCAGGCGCGGGCAGCGCTGCAGGAAAGCCGCGACCAGTTGAACGGCATCCTGGCCTCGATCCAGGACGTAGTCTGGTCATTTTCGCCCGGCATGGAACGGCTGAACTACATGAACCATTCGGCCGAAAACATCTACGGCTATGCGCCATCGGACTTCGAGCGCGATCCGCGCCTGTGGCTCGAAGTGATCCATCCGCAAGACCGCCCGCGCATCGATGAAGCGTTGCGGGGCCTGGATCGTGCGCATCCTTCCTGGGACATGGAGTTCCGCATTGCCCGGCGCGATGGTGCGTTGCGCTGGGTGCATTGCCGCAGCAGGCTGGTCTGCGACGCGGCGGGGCAGCCGCTGCGCCTCGACGGCGTGTGCACCGACATCACGCAGCGCAAGAGCGCCGAGCAGCAGGTGCAGGCGCTCGCATACTACGATAACGTCACCTCCCTGCCCAACCGTACGCTGTTTGGCGACCGCCTGGCGCAAGCCACGCACATGGCACTGCGCAGCAGCAAGAAGGTTGCGGTGCTGTTCATGGACCTCGACAACTTCAAGCATGTCAATGACTCGCTCGGCCACCAGGCCGGCGACCAGCTGCTGCGCGCCATCGGCGCACGCCTGCTGCAATGCGTACGCGGAGAAGACACGGTGGCGCGCCTGGGTGGTGACGAATTCGTGGTGGTGCTGCCCGATATCGACCGCGGCGAGCAGGCAGCGGCAGTGGCGGACAAAATCCTGCACATCATGGCCCAGCCATTCATGCTGCAGGGGCAGCAGGTCCATGCCACCATCAGCATCGGTATCAGCGTGTTTCCCGACGATAGCCGCGATCCGTCCGAGCTGCTCAAGCATGCCGACGCAGCGCTGTACCAGGCCAAGAGCGAGGGCCGCAACAACTGCCAGTTTTTCACGCAGGAGCTGAACCGCCAGATCATCCGCAGCGTCCGCGTGGAACGCCAGCTGCGGCATGCGATCGACGCCGGCGACCTGCAGCTGCTGTATCAGCCGCAGGTCGACAGCAGGTCCGGCAAGGTGATCGGTGCGGAGGCGTTGCTGCGCTGGCGCCATCAGGACAGGGATGTCATGTCGCCGGCGGAATTCATCCCGGTGGCGGAGGAGCGCGCCCTGATCGGCATCATCGGGGAATGGGCGCTGCGCGAAGCCTGCCTGCAAAGCCGCCGCTGGCAGCAGGATGGCCTGCGCCCGCTGCCGCTGTCGGTCAACGTATCGCCGCTGCAATTCCAGCAAAAGGGCTTTGCCGCTTTCATCACCCGTCTGCTGGAGGAAACCCGCATCGATCCCACCTGCCTGGAGCTGGAAATCACCGAGACCGCGATCATGCGCCGTGCCCCGCAGGTGGCGGAACTGGCCAGGAACCTGCGCAGTGCGGGCGTGAAAATCAATATCGACGATTTCGGCACCGGTTATTCCAGCCTGAGCTATTTGAAGCAGATACCGATCGACAAGATCAAGATCGACCGTTCCTTCATCACGCACATGCTGGACAACCCGGACGACGAAGCCATCACCTGCGCCATCATCAGCCTGGCGCGCAGCCTGAAACTGGGCGTCATCGCGGAAGGCGTCGAATCGCGCGAACAGCTGGAGCGCCTGCGCGAATTCGGCTGCCATGAAGTGCAGGGCTACTACTACAGCTCGGCGGTGTCGGCCGAAACCTTGCGCGCGTTCCTGGCGAGCGACAAGATCTTTGCGGAACCTGTAACATAA